The following coding sequences lie in one Rutidosis leptorrhynchoides isolate AG116_Rl617_1_P2 chromosome 6, CSIRO_AGI_Rlap_v1, whole genome shotgun sequence genomic window:
- the LOC139854748 gene encoding uncharacterized protein — translation MKAHIANLPTLTSPKMGETLYLYLETSKECISAVLVAERERIQVPIYFVSRVLQGAEVNYPELEKLMLALVHTARKLRRYFQAHPIIVLTNKQIRQVLMKPEKSGRMAKWAIELGEHDIDFQARHSIKAQVLADFMAETTGTGEENNSTFAQIITPTVETKEWKLFTDGASSSDGSGEGLMLINPEGQEFTYALRFEFSTTNNEAEYEALLARLRIAKEMKIEHLQAFVDSQLVANQVIESFRSFIIEHVRRSQNKKADALSKLASITFAHLVKEVLVEVLEKRSIEAQEVHDLIIEEENTWMKPLKEYLELGILPEDKKEARKIRIKAPSYKIMNGALYRKSFLTPWLCCVGPNQASMIIREMHEGFCEKLQIKQTFTSVYHPQGNGQVEVTNRDILKGLEKCLGKCHQGWMEELPLVLWDHRTTPKRSNGETPYSLVYGTEAVLPAEIQVLTNRTANLEENEENLRLNLDLMEEREKLR, via the exons ATGAAAGCACACATAGCTAATCTGCCAACCCTGACATCACCGAAGATGGGAGAGACACTATATCTCTACCTAGAAACGTCCAAGGAGTGCATCAGCGCGGTACTAGTGGCAGAACGTGAAAGGATACAGGTCCCGATATATTTCGTAAGCCGAGTTCTACAGGGTGCAGAAGTCAACTACCCAGAGCTCGAAAAGCTCATGCTTGCCCTAGTCCACACCGCAAGGAAGCTACGGAGGTACTTCCAAGCCCATCCTATCATTGTGTTAACTAACAAGCAAATTAGACAGGTTCTTATGAAGCCAGAAAAGTCGGGAAGAATGGCCAAATGGGCAATAGAGCTCGGGGAACATGACATCGACTTCCAAGCTCGCCATTCAATCAAAGCTCAAGTACTAGCAGACTTCATGGCAGAAACAACGGGGACAGGCGAAGAAAACAACTCCACTTTCGCGCAAATTATCACCCCGACTGTTGAAACGAAGGAATGGAAACTGTTCACCGATGGAGCTTCCAGCTCTGATGGCTCAGGGGAAGGACTTATGCTAATCAACCCAGAGGGACAAGAGTTTACTTATGCGCTTCGTTTCGAGTTCAGCACAACTAATAACGAAGCAGAATACGAAGCTCTGCTCGCTAGGCTCAGAATAGCAAAGGAGATGAAAATTGAGCACTTACAAGCCTTCGTAGACTCACAACTAGTGGCGAACCAAGTCATAG AGAGCTTCAGAAGCTTCATAATAGAGCATGTAAGAAGAAGTCAGAATAAAAAAGCAGATGCTCTGAGCAAATTAGCTTCTATCACCTTCGCACACCTGGTGAAGGAAGTGTTGGTCGAAGTATTAGAAAAAAGGTCCATCGAAGCTCAAGAAGTCCACGACTTAATCATCGAAGAAGAAAACACGTGGATGAAGCCATTAAAGGAATATTTGGAGCTCGGAATCTTACCCGAGGATAAAAAAGAAGCAAGAAAGATCCGGATCAAAGCACCGTCATACAAGATAATGAACGGAGCCTTGTACAGGAAATCTTTCCTCACCCCGTGGCTTTGCTGTGTCGGACCAAACCAAGCTTCGATGATCATCAGAGAAATGCATGAAG GGTTCTGTGAAAAGCTACAGATAAAGCAAACCTTTACATCCGTTTACCACCCACAAGGGAACGGACAGGTGGAAGTAACCAACAGGGATATCTTAAAAGGTCTAGAGAAATGTTTAGGTAAATGTCACCAAGGATGGATGGAAGAACTCCCCCTGGTCCTATGGGATCACCGAACCACACCCAAAAGGAGTAACGGAGAAACCCCTTACAGTTTGGTTTACGGAACTGAGGCGGTATTGCCCGCGGAGATACAAGTATTAACCAATAGGACCGCAAACCTCGAAGAAAATGAGGAGAATCTCCGTCTCAATCTTGACCTCATGGAAGAAAGAGAGAAGCTGCGCTAA